A window of the Lolium perenne isolate Kyuss_39 chromosome 7, Kyuss_2.0, whole genome shotgun sequence genome harbors these coding sequences:
- the LOC127316980 gene encoding uncharacterized protein isoform X2, whose protein sequence is MADESFFNRMVSQLRSKSKYYTGYPKDLGPSRIIPFTSERQFVQLLHEGRPVVVAFTIKCTYTQHLDKVLEEAAATFYPHVKFVRVECPKYPSFCLTRQKTEYPFLEVFYNPEQAANPGKIADQNITKYSAKVLPFNYDQSVYGFREYFKKYGFKYSETN, encoded by the exons ATGGCGGACGAATCATTTTTCAACAGGATGGTCTCCCAGCTTCGGTCGAAATCCAA GTACTACACTGGATATCCCAAGGATCTAGGGCCGTCAAGGATTATACCATTCACCTCTGAGCGCCAGTTTGTGCAGTTATTACATGAAGGACGGCCTGTGGTTGTGGCCTTCACTATTAA GTGCACTTATACACAGCATCTGGACAAAGTACTGGAGGAAGCTGCTGCTACATTTTATCCTCATGTAAAGTTCGTTCGG GTGGAATGTCCAAAGTATCCTAGTTTTTGCCTTACGAGGCAGAAGACCGAGTATCCATTTCTTGAAGTATTTTACAACCCAGAACAG GCTGCTAACCCAGGAAAGATTGCGGATCAGAACATCACAAAGTATTCCGCAAAAGTTCTACCT TTCAACTATGACCAGAGCGTATAtggatttcgagaatatttcaagAAGTACGGATTCAAGTACTCTGAAACAAACTAG
- the LOC127316980 gene encoding uncharacterized protein isoform X1, producing the protein MADESFFNRMVSQLRSKSKYYTGYPKDLGPSRIIPFTSERQFVQLLHEGRPVVVAFTIKCTYTQHLDKVLEEAAATFYPHVKFVRAANPGKIADQNITKYSAKVLPFNYDQSVYGFREYFKKYGFKYSETN; encoded by the exons ATGGCGGACGAATCATTTTTCAACAGGATGGTCTCCCAGCTTCGGTCGAAATCCAA GTACTACACTGGATATCCCAAGGATCTAGGGCCGTCAAGGATTATACCATTCACCTCTGAGCGCCAGTTTGTGCAGTTATTACATGAAGGACGGCCTGTGGTTGTGGCCTTCACTATTAA GTGCACTTATACACAGCATCTGGACAAAGTACTGGAGGAAGCTGCTGCTACATTTTATCCTCATGTAAAGTTCGTTCGG GCTGCTAACCCAGGAAAGATTGCGGATCAGAACATCACAAAGTATTCCGCAAAAGTTCTACCT TTCAACTATGACCAGAGCGTATAtggatttcgagaatatttcaagAAGTACGGATTCAAGTACTCTGAAACAAACTAG